From a region of the Ficedula albicollis isolate OC2 chromosome 1A, FicAlb1.5, whole genome shotgun sequence genome:
- the NT5DC3 gene encoding 5'-nucleotidase domain-containing protein 3 has protein sequence PRRVLPAAGAAPLCTVAPQQQQQPSPDMKSYLWSRYKEAKRVTKELVPSIMSNMLNPDAIFSNNEMSLSDIEIYGFDYDYTLVFYSKHLHTLIFNAARDLLINEHRYPAEIRKYDYDPNFAIRGLHYDVHRALLMKIDAFHYIQLGTVYRGLSVVPDEEVIAMYDGSHVPLEQMSDFYGKSSQGNTMKQFMDIFSLPEMTLLSCVNEYFLKNNIDYEPVHLYKDVKDSIRDVHIKGIMYRAIEADIEKYICYAEQTRAVLAKLADHGKKMFLITNSPSSFVDKGMKFIVGKDWRDLFDVVIVQAEKPNFFNDKRRPFRKVNERGVLLWDKIHKLQKGQIYKQGNLYEFLKLTGWRGSKVLYFGDHIYSDLADLTLKHGWRTGAIIPELRSEIKIMNTEKYIQTMTWLQTLTGLLEHMQVHRDPDSQMILEEWKKERKEMREMNRNFFNAQFGSIFRTDENPTYFLRRLSRFADIYMASLSCLLNYEPDYTFYPRRTPLQHELPGWSDQLCTGTFRIPFLQETVQVK, from the exons AGTTGGTTCCTTCAATTATGAGTAACATGCTGAATCCAGATGCTATTTTTTCAAACAATGAAATGAGCCTGTCAGACATTGAAATTTATGGGTTTGATTATGACTACACCTTGGTCTTTTATTCTAAACATCTGCACACACTCATATTCAATGCTGCTCGAGATCTTCTTATTAATGAGCATCGG TATCctgcagaaataagaaaatatgatTATGATCCAAATTTTGCCATCAGAGGGCTTCATTATGATGTACACCGG GCATTATTAATGAAGATCGATGCTTTTCATTATATTCAGCTGGGAACAGTTTACAG AGGCCTCAGTGTTGTCCCAGATGAAGAAGTCATTGCAATGTATGATGGTTCCCATGTTCCTTTAGAACAAATGAGTGACTTCTATGGAAAG AGCTCACAAGGAAATACAATGAAGCAATTCATGGATATATTTTCCTTGCCGGAAATGACACTCCTTTCTTGTGTGaatgaatattttttgaaaaacaacatAGACTATGAACCTGTTCATCTGTACAAAGATGTCAAG GATTCCATTAGGGATGTACATATCAAAGGGATAATGTACAGAGCAATTGAAGCAGATATTG AGAAATACATCTGCTATGCTGAGCAAACTCGTGCAGTGTTAGCAAAGCTGGCTGATCATGGCAAGAAGATGTTTCTCATCACAAACAGTCCCAGCAGCTTTGT GGACAAAGGCATGAAGTTCATCGTTGGCAAGGACTGGAGGGATCTTTTTGATGTGGTCATTGTCCAGGCTGAAAAACCAAACTTTTTCAATGATAAGCGAAG ACCATTTCGGAAGGTGAATGAAAGGGGAGTCTTGCTCTGGGACAAGATTCACAAGCTGCAGAAAGGCCAGATTTACAAACAG GGTAACTTGTATGAATTTCTGAAGCTTACTGGCTGGAGGGGCTCTAAGGTTCTCTACTTTGGTGACCACATATACAGTGACTTGGCA GACTTGACCCTGAAGCATGGCTGGCGCACTGGTGCGATTATTCCAGAATTGCGATCGGAGATTAAAATCATGAACACAGAGAAGTACATTCAAACCATGACCTGGCTGCAGACCTTGACAGGATTATTGGAACACATGCAG gtTCACCGTGATCCTGATTCCCAAATGATTTTAGAAGagtggaagaaggaaagaaaggaaatgag GGAGATGAACAGGAATTTCTTCAATGCACAGTTTGGAAGCATATTCAGAACGGATGAGAATCCAACTTACTTCCTGAGGCGTCTCTCTAGATTTGCAGATATCTACATGGCATCTCTGAGCTGTCTCTTGAACTACGAACCTGATTACACGTTTTATCCAAGAAGGACTCCTTTGCAGCATGAACTTCCTGGCTGGTCAGACCAGCTGTGCACTGGTACATTCAGAATACCTTTCCTACAAGAGACAGTTCAGGTCAAATAA